From Butyricimonas paravirosa, one genomic window encodes:
- a CDS encoding valine--tRNA ligase has product MIPTNYDPRTSEEKWYQYWLEHRFFHSTVDKKRTPYCIVIPPPNVTGVLHMGHMLNNTIQDVLVRRARLLGKNACWVPGTDHASIATEAKVVAKLKSEGIEKRDLSRDEFLKHAWAWTEKHGGIILEQLKRLGASCDWDRTCFTMDEVRSASVIKVFIDLYNKGLIYKGVRMVNWDPSAKTAVSDEEVVYKEEHSKLYYLRYRIEGTEDEYIIIATTRPETILGDSAVCVNPNDERFRHLAGKKCIVPLVNRVIPIIQDEYVDMEFGTGALKITPAHDINDYEIGYKHHLETIDIFNDDGTLNENAQLFVGKDRFVVRQEIIPELEKAGNLVKIEDYNNKVGYSERTNVVIEPKLSMQWFLKMKELAKPALDAVMNDDILLTPAKYKNTYRYWMENVKDWCISRQLWWGHQIPVYYLPDSNDYVVAATPTEAVQLVKEKFGKDIPVDQLRQDEDCLDTWFSSWLWPISVFNGILEPDNEDINYYYPTNDLVSGPDILFFWMARMIMAGYEYRHEKPFSNLYLTGIVRDKLHRKMSKSLGNSPDPIDLINQYGADGVRVGMLLCAPAGGDLLFDESLPEQGRNFTTKIWNAFRLVSNWKVADLEQPLHSKLALEWFEQYLNKCKETLNTQFEQYRISEALMTVYTGFRDEFSSWLLEIIKPGFEQPIDQITYNKTIYLFEEMLQLLHPFMPFITEEIWQNLRERKDGESIMVSVMPIPGKYDENFLNTFENTKEVIAGIRTIRKQNNIAFKDAISLRVKSNDRYPLQFESIICKMGNIQDVEMVNDTVKGAWSFICDTVEYFIPAVGEVNTEEVRAKLQADLAYAQGFLASVMKKLSNEKFVSGAPAQVVENERKKQADAEAKIKAIEQQLAELN; this is encoded by the coding sequence ATGATCCCAACAAACTATGATCCGCGAACGAGCGAAGAGAAATGGTATCAATACTGGTTGGAACACAGATTTTTCCATTCCACTGTTGATAAAAAGAGAACTCCGTATTGTATTGTAATCCCGCCACCTAACGTCACGGGAGTCCTGCACATGGGACACATGCTGAACAACACGATACAGGACGTACTCGTCAGACGCGCCCGTTTACTGGGTAAAAATGCTTGTTGGGTTCCGGGAACCGACCATGCCTCCATTGCCACGGAAGCCAAAGTAGTAGCCAAACTTAAAAGTGAAGGCATCGAGAAAAGGGACCTTTCCCGGGATGAGTTTTTAAAACACGCTTGGGCATGGACTGAAAAGCACGGGGGGATCATCCTCGAACAATTAAAGCGATTGGGTGCATCCTGCGATTGGGACAGAACCTGTTTTACAATGGACGAAGTCCGTTCTGCCAGCGTGATAAAGGTATTTATCGACCTGTATAACAAAGGACTTATCTATAAAGGAGTCCGGATGGTTAACTGGGACCCGTCGGCCAAAACAGCCGTATCCGATGAAGAAGTTGTTTACAAAGAGGAACACAGTAAATTATATTACCTACGTTACCGTATTGAAGGGACAGAGGACGAATATATCATCATTGCCACGACCCGCCCGGAAACTATCTTGGGTGATAGCGCCGTGTGCGTGAATCCCAATGACGAGCGTTTTCGTCATCTGGCCGGCAAGAAATGTATTGTCCCCTTGGTTAACCGGGTGATCCCGATTATTCAGGACGAATACGTGGATATGGAATTCGGTACCGGAGCATTAAAAATCACCCCGGCACACGACATCAATGACTACGAAATCGGTTATAAACACCATCTTGAAACCATCGATATTTTCAATGACGATGGTACATTAAACGAGAATGCACAGCTTTTCGTGGGTAAAGATCGTTTTGTTGTGCGTCAAGAAATCATCCCTGAACTGGAAAAAGCGGGTAACCTTGTAAAGATAGAAGACTACAATAACAAGGTAGGATATTCCGAGCGGACTAACGTGGTTATCGAACCTAAACTATCCATGCAATGGTTCCTGAAAATGAAGGAACTAGCCAAACCGGCCTTGGATGCCGTGATGAACGACGATATTCTCCTAACCCCGGCCAAATACAAGAACACGTATCGCTATTGGATGGAGAACGTGAAAGATTGGTGTATCAGCCGCCAATTATGGTGGGGTCACCAGATTCCGGTATACTACTTGCCGGATAGCAACGACTATGTGGTTGCCGCAACTCCCACGGAAGCAGTACAACTGGTGAAGGAGAAATTCGGCAAAGACATCCCGGTTGACCAATTACGTCAAGATGAAGATTGTTTGGACACTTGGTTCTCGTCTTGGCTGTGGCCTATCTCCGTGTTCAACGGCATTTTGGAACCGGACAATGAAGATATTAACTATTACTACCCGACAAATGACCTAGTTTCCGGACCTGATATTCTGTTCTTCTGGATGGCAAGAATGATCATGGCCGGTTATGAATATCGCCACGAGAAACCGTTCTCGAACCTGTACCTCACGGGAATCGTTCGAGATAAACTCCATCGCAAGATGTCCAAATCTCTTGGTAACTCTCCGGACCCGATTGACCTGATCAATCAATATGGGGCTGACGGTGTACGGGTTGGTATGTTATTGTGCGCTCCCGCCGGGGGAGACCTTCTTTTTGATGAAAGTCTTCCGGAACAAGGACGTAATTTCACGACTAAAATATGGAATGCATTCCGCCTAGTCAGCAACTGGAAAGTCGCAGACTTGGAACAACCCTTGCATTCTAAATTAGCTCTTGAATGGTTCGAACAATACTTGAACAAGTGCAAAGAAACCTTGAACACCCAATTCGAGCAATACCGGATCTCCGAGGCTCTTATGACCGTGTACACCGGATTCCGTGATGAGTTCTCCTCTTGGTTATTGGAAATCATCAAACCGGGATTCGAACAACCGATTGACCAGATCACTTATAATAAGACCATTTACCTCTTCGAGGAAATGTTACAATTACTTCACCCGTTCATGCCGTTCATCACGGAAGAGATCTGGCAGAACTTGAGAGAGCGGAAAGACGGAGAAAGTATCATGGTTTCCGTGATGCCAATCCCTGGAAAATACGACGAAAACTTCTTGAATACCTTTGAAAACACGAAAGAAGTGATCGCCGGAATCCGCACGATTCGCAAGCAAAACAACATTGCCTTCAAAGATGCGATTTCTTTAAGAGTGAAAAGTAACGACCGCTACCCGCTACAATTCGAGAGCATTATCTGTAAAATGGGTAATATCCAAGATGTAGAAATGGTCAACGACACGGTAAAAGGAGCATGGAGCTTTATCTGCGACACGGTTGAATACTTCATCCCCGCTGTCGGAGAGGTCAACACAGAAGAAGTCAGAGCCAAACTGCAAGCTGATCTAGCTTACGCCCAAGGCTTCTTGGCATCCGTGATGAAAAAACTCTCGAACGAGAAGTTTGTCAGTGGAGCCCCGGCACAAGTTGTCGAGAACGAACGTAAGAAACAAGCTGATGCCGAAGCAAAAATCAAAGCCATTGAACAACAATTGGCAGAATTGAACTAA
- a CDS encoding zinc ribbon domain-containing protein has protein sequence MVTNNNEKMQELTVEEKLQNLYELQRIDTEIDKIKTLRGELPLEVQDLEDEIAGLETRIENLKVELGELDKTSSTRKMDIKKAEEAIKKYSEQLDNVRNNREYDALSKEIEFQKLEIELQEKRIREAQKAKAEKEALMEESKKRYEDKVSDLEAKKGELNDIINETHKDEESLQTKSEELAATIDERLLTAYRRIRSNARNGLAVVTVDRDACGGCFNKIPPQRQLDIRSRKKIIVCEYCGRILIDKYICDYDGSQQKADLEALLDAQKKKGRRLRKSEE, from the coding sequence ATGGTGACGAATAACAATGAGAAAATGCAAGAGCTGACAGTTGAAGAAAAACTGCAGAACCTGTATGAATTACAAAGAATTGACACCGAGATCGATAAAATCAAGACTCTACGGGGAGAATTACCGTTAGAAGTTCAAGACCTTGAAGACGAGATCGCGGGATTGGAAACACGTATCGAAAACTTGAAGGTTGAATTAGGCGAACTTGACAAAACCTCTTCCACTCGGAAAATGGACATCAAGAAAGCCGAGGAAGCGATCAAAAAATACAGTGAACAATTGGATAATGTTCGTAACAATCGCGAATACGATGCTTTAAGCAAGGAAATCGAATTCCAGAAACTGGAAATTGAATTACAGGAAAAGAGAATCCGGGAAGCTCAAAAAGCAAAAGCAGAAAAAGAAGCGCTAATGGAAGAATCCAAAAAGCGTTACGAAGACAAAGTATCTGACTTGGAGGCTAAAAAAGGTGAATTGAACGACATTATCAATGAAACTCACAAAGATGAAGAGTCTTTGCAAACCAAATCGGAAGAACTCGCAGCAACCATTGACGAACGTCTATTAACGGCATATCGCCGTATCCGTTCCAACGCCCGCAATGGATTAGCCGTTGTAACCGTTGACCGTGATGCATGTGGTGGATGTTTCAACAAAATCCCGCCACAGAGACAGTTAGACATCCGTTCTCGGAAGAAAATCATCGTCTGCGAGTACTGTGGTCGTATTCTCATCGATAAATACATCTGTGACTACGACGGTTCGCAACAAAAAGCAGACCTTGAAGCTCTCCTGGATGCACAAAAGAAAAAAGGAAGAAGACTTAGAAAATCAGAAGAATAA
- a CDS encoding Nif3-like dinuclear metal center hexameric protein, whose translation MYIKEIISLIEAYAPLKLQASFDNSGLLCGDPERVLTSILLCIDVTEEVVKEAIDKGHNLIISHHPLIFSGLKHITPATYVERCVIDAIKHDITIYAAHTNMDVVANGVSGRMADKLDLHHRQILQPEGDPMDGNGFGIIGELQQPVESMAFLQQVKEIFRCDRLRYTTPHTSSIQRVAVCGGAGASFFKQTLARQADIYISGDFKYHDFFLTENRIMIADIGHYESEQFTKEIFYEILTKKISKFAVQFSEINTNPIKYL comes from the coding sequence ATGTATATAAAAGAGATTATTTCGCTCATAGAAGCCTATGCCCCGTTAAAACTTCAGGCAAGTTTCGATAATTCCGGATTACTTTGCGGGGATCCGGAACGGGTATTAACATCCATACTACTATGTATTGATGTCACCGAAGAGGTTGTAAAGGAAGCGATTGATAAGGGACACAATTTAATTATTTCCCACCATCCACTCATTTTCAGCGGGCTAAAACATATTACTCCGGCAACTTACGTGGAGCGCTGCGTGATTGATGCCATCAAACACGACATCACTATTTACGCTGCACACACGAACATGGACGTGGTTGCCAACGGTGTAAGCGGACGTATGGCAGATAAACTCGACCTGCACCATCGACAGATTCTTCAACCGGAAGGAGACCCGATGGACGGTAACGGATTCGGGATTATCGGCGAGTTACAACAACCCGTTGAAAGCATGGCCTTTTTGCAGCAAGTAAAAGAAATATTCCGGTGTGATAGGTTACGTTACACAACACCTCATACATCCTCCATACAACGGGTTGCCGTTTGTGGTGGAGCCGGAGCCTCCTTTTTCAAGCAGACCTTGGCCAGACAGGCCGACATATATATATCCGGGGATTTCAAATATCATGACTTTTTCCTCACGGAAAACCGCATTATGATTGCCGATATTGGCCATTACGAAAGCGAACAATTCACAAAAGAGATATTTTATGAGATACTTACAAAAAAAATATCTAAATTTGCGGTTCAGTTTTCTGAGATTAATACAAATCCGATTAAGTATTTATAA
- a CDS encoding MerR family transcriptional regulator: MVAEESLKLYYSIGEVAEMFGVNTSLIRFWEKEFDVIKPHKNKKGNRQFTKADVDNFHLIYHLVKEKGMTLKGAQQQLKNRKDETELHFEVIKRLKGIKEELLSIKSQLP; this comes from the coding sequence ATGGTGGCTGAAGAATCATTAAAGTTGTATTATTCTATCGGAGAAGTAGCCGAGATGTTCGGAGTCAACACGTCATTGATCCGGTTCTGGGAAAAAGAATTCGACGTGATTAAACCTCACAAAAATAAAAAAGGGAACCGTCAATTTACGAAAGCGGATGTCGATAATTTCCATCTGATCTACCATCTAGTCAAGGAAAAAGGAATGACCCTAAAAGGAGCCCAGCAACAACTCAAGAACCGGAAGGACGAAACCGAATTACACTTCGAGGTCATAAAACGCCTGAAAGGAATTAAGGAAGAATTGTTATCCATCAAAAGCCAGCTACCGTAA